In Leptospira ellinghausenii, the following proteins share a genomic window:
- a CDS encoding adenylate/guanylate cyclase domain-containing protein, with product MGKIKPIPMSFSFYGLLFLIVLQFSCNYSNAKEAKFGYLEIPEVYVDSHKKISLNGEWEFYWNELYGESLFQKIDSNQKTYVKVPSSWNSVRPEGEGGDGFASFRLLVKVPDPNIRYYLRVQPATSAYELYINRQKIASSGVVGMDEISAKPKYQIQYVSFQPESYEQEIIYVVSNFHHARGGYRKPIEIGTKEVIQNESLIYSAGEVFVFGAMLTMALYQLTVFFFRREEKSSLFFALFCLFTGLRLVVLDNFYIMYAFPDFSWKWMQVLDYTSAPLLVCFFLSYLRSLFPGKSEVPNWMLKFCWSFSVTYVLFVLLTDPKLFTTTNIVSQVFILFFSICSFYVILRIYRQRKRDSSLVFYGSLILILGSTHDLMAGNYWFQAQPLMPFSLFVFFLFQSILLARRNARFYSSMDTLTNELIEVNNRLEASNEVYAKFVPLRLIQLFSKKLDSKVKRGDFIVKQMSVLSSDIRDFTAISETLSPEETFLFLNDYLKQVGPIIRSHNGFIEKYVGDAIFALFEKEPEDALSSAIQMHKTIAKWNAESHNHRVGEIQIGVGIHFGELMLGIVGEEQRIESAVLSDSMGVANSLESMTKKYGAKIILSLDALLELKEPDSYPHRLLDFIKIPAKQKLIGIAQVLVDGVEETFHLKIQTKEQFEESVNLFWDGDFQGAESGFTSVLKQDPSDKAAYLYLERAKQYIQNGPPPGFGKGFLA from the coding sequence ATGGGAAAAATAAAACCTATCCCAATGTCTTTTTCATTTTATGGATTACTATTTTTAATCGTACTTCAATTCTCGTGTAATTATAGTAATGCGAAAGAAGCAAAATTTGGATATTTAGAAATTCCTGAAGTTTATGTCGATTCTCATAAAAAAATTTCACTCAATGGTGAATGGGAGTTTTATTGGAATGAGTTGTATGGCGAATCCTTGTTTCAAAAAATTGACTCAAATCAAAAAACCTATGTAAAAGTTCCCTCGTCTTGGAATTCGGTCCGGCCAGAAGGGGAAGGTGGGGATGGATTCGCTAGCTTTCGATTGTTAGTTAAAGTGCCTGATCCTAACATTCGTTACTATTTGAGAGTCCAACCTGCTACGAGCGCTTATGAGTTGTACATCAATCGGCAAAAAATTGCAAGTTCTGGTGTTGTTGGTATGGATGAAATTTCAGCAAAACCAAAATACCAAATCCAATACGTATCCTTCCAACCAGAATCTTACGAACAAGAAATCATTTATGTTGTGAGTAATTTTCACCATGCGCGTGGAGGTTACCGCAAACCAATTGAAATTGGTACAAAAGAAGTTATCCAGAATGAATCATTAATTTATTCTGCAGGTGAAGTTTTTGTTTTTGGTGCGATGCTTACGATGGCTTTATACCAACTAACAGTATTTTTCTTTCGTAGAGAAGAGAAAAGTTCTTTATTTTTCGCACTTTTTTGTTTGTTCACTGGATTACGATTAGTTGTGTTAGATAATTTTTACATTATGTATGCATTTCCTGATTTTTCTTGGAAATGGATGCAAGTATTGGATTATACATCTGCACCACTGCTTGTTTGTTTTTTCTTAAGTTATCTTCGTAGTTTGTTTCCTGGAAAATCAGAAGTTCCAAATTGGATGTTAAAGTTTTGTTGGAGTTTTAGTGTAACATACGTTTTGTTTGTTTTACTTACAGATCCAAAATTATTTACTACAACCAACATAGTGTCCCAAGTTTTTATTTTATTTTTTAGTATTTGTTCCTTTTATGTAATCCTTCGAATTTATCGCCAAAGAAAACGAGACAGTAGTTTGGTGTTTTATGGGTCACTTATTTTAATTTTAGGCTCCACTCATGATTTGATGGCAGGTAATTATTGGTTTCAGGCCCAACCTCTGATGCCATTTTCTCTTTTTGTTTTCTTTCTGTTTCAAAGTATCCTACTAGCAAGACGCAATGCGCGTTTTTATTCCTCTATGGATACACTAACGAATGAATTGATTGAGGTAAACAATCGTCTTGAAGCATCAAACGAAGTATATGCGAAATTTGTTCCTTTACGATTGATCCAACTTTTTTCAAAAAAATTGGATTCTAAAGTAAAACGAGGAGATTTCATCGTAAAACAAATGTCAGTTCTTTCTTCCGATATCCGCGATTTTACAGCAATTTCGGAAACACTGAGTCCTGAAGAAACATTTCTCTTTTTGAATGATTACCTAAAACAAGTTGGTCCTATCATCCGTTCTCATAATGGATTTATCGAAAAGTATGTGGGCGATGCCATCTTTGCACTTTTTGAAAAAGAACCAGAAGATGCATTGTCTTCGGCGATCCAAATGCACAAAACGATTGCTAAATGGAACGCAGAAAGTCATAATCACCGAGTAGGTGAGATCCAAATCGGAGTTGGTATTCACTTTGGTGAACTTATGCTTGGGATTGTAGGAGAAGAACAAAGGATTGAATCGGCAGTTCTATCTGACTCAATGGGTGTTGCCAATTCATTAGAATCGATGACGAAAAAATACGGAGCAAAAATCATTTTAAGTTTGGATGCTCTTCTGGAATTAAAAGAACCTGATTCTTACCCACACAGATTATTGGATTTTATTAAAATTCCAGCCAAACAGAAATTAATTGGAATTGCGCAGGTGTTAGTTGATGGAGTGGAAGAAACATTCCATTTAAAAATACAAACGAAAGAACAATTTGAGGAAAGTGTGAATCTCTTTTGGGATGGCGATTTTCAAGGAGCGGAATCAGGTTTTACATCTGTTTTAAAACAAGATCCTTCAGACAAGGCAGCCTACCTTTATTTAGAACGGGCAAAACAATACATCCAAAATGGGCCACCACCTGGGTTCGGGAAAGGGTTTTTGGCATAA
- a CDS encoding histidine phosphatase family protein, which yields MELYLIRHPETIAPKGTCYGRTDFPLKYPVEDTADSTFSYLPPNFDHFIVSPAPRAVKLANALLSKYNPNQNQMDIVMHTDERLLEMDFGDWDGKLWEEIPRKDTIPWMKDFVNARTPNGEAFTDLIQRVDLFLEDWKPNGILKQKWEEKNNQKLNSMIVVCHSGPIRAILCRINGTPHEEAFKSPVDFGSVHKIEI from the coding sequence ATGGAACTTTATTTAATCCGCCACCCAGAAACCATAGCGCCCAAAGGAACTTGTTATGGTCGTACAGATTTTCCGCTCAAATACCCAGTGGAAGATACTGCCGACTCCACCTTTTCTTATCTACCACCTAACTTTGATCATTTCATAGTGAGCCCAGCACCTCGTGCAGTCAAATTAGCTAATGCTTTACTGTCAAAATACAATCCAAATCAAAACCAAATGGATATTGTAATGCATACCGACGAACGATTGTTAGAAATGGACTTTGGTGATTGGGATGGAAAACTATGGGAAGAAATTCCTAGAAAAGATACTATTCCTTGGATGAAAGACTTTGTGAATGCCCGAACACCAAATGGAGAAGCATTCACCGACTTAATCCAACGAGTGGATTTGTTTTTAGAGGATTGGAAACCAAATGGGATTTTGAAACAAAAATGGGAGGAAAAAAACAATCAAAAACTAAACTCTATGATTGTTGTATGCCATTCGGGACCCATTAGAGCCATCCTCTGCCGGATCAATGGAACTCCACATGAGGAGGCATTTAAGTCCCCAGTGGATTTTGGTTCAGTTCATAAAATTGAAATTTAA
- the gatB gene encoding Asp-tRNA(Asn)/Glu-tRNA(Gln) amidotransferase subunit GatB gives MEYEVIIGLEVHVQLNTNSKIFSTATNEFGGSPNTHISPLCVALPGTLPVLNEVVLEKAVRAGVALGCEITQFTKFDRKNYFYPDLPKGYQISQFDKPYATKGGIHIQLKGETEEKFLPLTRIHMEEDAGKLIHSHDPSINRSYVDYNRAGTPLIEIVSEPDLRSSDEAYAYLNELKTILRYIQVSDCNMEEGSLRCDANVSIRPKGEKGFRTRVEIKNLNSFKAVKQAIDYEVEWQKDVYSRGESFKQMTKLWDATLLKTIPMRSKEMSHDYRYFPEPDLPAIQISDSFIEDIRKTLPELPRQKKERYKTVLGLPEYDAEVLTSEREIAEYFEEALVISGDAKKTSNWVKDEILGIVNKENISIQEFAIDPVRIGKLVKLINSGEITGKIAKTIFEDMLTSKEQPESIVEKKGLKVVRDDKALEEIVIRVLESQPESVEGWKNGKDRVLGAIVGGVMKETKGKADPKLVNELILAKLGPLGERKKV, from the coding sequence ATGGAATACGAAGTCATCATCGGTCTGGAAGTCCACGTCCAGCTCAATACCAATTCAAAAATTTTCTCCACTGCCACTAACGAATTTGGTGGTAGTCCCAATACTCATATTTCGCCATTATGTGTTGCGCTTCCAGGCACCTTGCCTGTGTTAAATGAAGTTGTACTTGAAAAAGCAGTGAGAGCAGGTGTGGCTCTCGGTTGCGAAATTACACAATTCACTAAATTTGATCGTAAAAATTATTTTTATCCTGACCTTCCAAAAGGGTACCAAATTTCACAATTTGATAAACCTTATGCAACCAAAGGTGGGATTCATATCCAATTGAAAGGGGAAACGGAAGAAAAGTTCCTTCCACTCACTCGGATCCATATGGAAGAAGATGCGGGAAAACTCATCCACTCACATGATCCATCCATCAATCGATCTTACGTGGATTACAACCGCGCGGGAACTCCACTCATTGAAATTGTATCCGAACCAGACCTTCGTTCCTCTGATGAAGCATATGCTTATCTAAATGAATTAAAAACCATACTTCGTTATATCCAAGTTTCGGATTGTAACATGGAAGAAGGTTCGCTTCGTTGTGATGCCAACGTATCCATTCGCCCAAAAGGGGAAAAAGGATTTCGTACACGTGTTGAAATCAAAAACCTCAACTCGTTTAAGGCCGTAAAACAAGCGATCGATTATGAAGTGGAATGGCAAAAAGATGTTTATTCAAGAGGTGAGTCGTTCAAACAAATGACAAAACTTTGGGATGCAACTCTTCTCAAGACAATTCCCATGCGTTCAAAAGAGATGAGCCATGACTACCGTTATTTTCCTGAACCAGATCTACCAGCGATTCAAATTTCAGATTCGTTTATTGAAGACATTCGAAAAACGCTCCCTGAACTTCCGAGACAAAAAAAGGAACGTTATAAAACTGTGCTTGGTCTTCCTGAATATGATGCTGAAGTCTTAACAAGTGAAAGGGAAATTGCAGAGTACTTCGAAGAAGCACTTGTGATTTCTGGTGATGCTAAAAAAACATCCAACTGGGTTAAAGATGAAATCTTAGGAATCGTGAATAAAGAAAATATTTCCATCCAAGAATTTGCGATTGATCCTGTCAGGATTGGGAAACTAGTGAAACTCATCAATTCAGGTGAGATCACTGGAAAAATTGCCAAAACCATTTTTGAAGATATGTTAACTTCGAAAGAACAACCAGAATCCATTGTCGAGAAAAAAGGACTCAAGGTAGTTCGGGATGATAAGGCTTTGGAAGAAATTGTCATTCGAGTGTTAGAATCCCAACCAGAATCAGTGGAAGGTTGGAAAAATGGAAAGGATCGCGTGTTAGGTGCCATTGTTGGTGGAGTGATGAAAGAAACAAAAGGCAAAGCCGATCCAAAACTGGTAAACGAACTGATCCTTGCCAAATTAGGCCCGTTAGGTGAAAGAAAGAAGGTGTAA
- a CDS encoding adenosylcobinamide-GDP ribazoletransferase, protein MQYLLLEIRLFFVCLAFLTRIPSPTWIGFKEDWLHHSIKYSPTVGLLLGSIQFVVFLLFQFLYGPTIAFTISLGFLLIITGAFHEDGFSDFCDGIGGGWKREDIFRIMKDSRVGSFGAVGICVLVLLKVLGAYETFSYFQRKNLPMFSNLTNDLHLISVWLYFVSAHTLSRFLSVFVMKLLPYAKEEGYAKPMAKEITWPQILFASLLGVLPYLSLAYLHPNFFLSLLCIIPSYIYMVRLMKRWIQGFTGDCLGAVQQVVETCIWISGVFIWNFI, encoded by the coding sequence ATCCAATACCTTCTTTTAGAAATTCGTTTGTTTTTTGTTTGTTTGGCCTTTCTGACAAGAATTCCTTCTCCAACTTGGATTGGTTTCAAAGAGGATTGGTTACACCATTCGATAAAATATTCACCTACTGTGGGTTTACTACTTGGAAGTATACAATTTGTCGTATTTCTTTTGTTCCAATTTTTATATGGACCAACGATCGCATTTACAATCTCTCTCGGTTTTTTACTGATCATAACAGGTGCGTTTCATGAAGATGGGTTTTCTGATTTCTGTGATGGGATTGGTGGAGGATGGAAAAGAGAAGATATATTTCGAATTATGAAAGACAGCCGTGTTGGCAGTTTCGGTGCTGTTGGAATTTGTGTTCTTGTTTTACTAAAAGTACTAGGAGCATACGAAACCTTTTCCTATTTCCAAAGAAAAAACCTTCCTATGTTTTCGAATCTTACCAACGATTTACATTTAATCAGTGTTTGGTTGTATTTTGTAAGTGCCCACACACTCAGTCGCTTTTTATCAGTTTTTGTAATGAAACTATTGCCATATGCAAAGGAAGAAGGTTATGCCAAACCGATGGCAAAAGAAATCACTTGGCCTCAAATCTTATTTGCAAGTCTTTTGGGAGTTTTACCATATTTGTCTCTTGCTTATCTACATCCTAATTTTTTCTTAAGCCTTTTGTGTATCATCCCTAGTTACATATATATGGTTCGATTGATGAAACGTTGGATCCAAGGATTTACTGGTGATTGTCTTGGAGCAGTCCAACAAGTTGTGGAAACTTGTATTTGGATTTCAGGAGTATTTATATGGAACTTTATTTAA
- a CDS encoding bacteriohemerythrin: MQKDSSAHLDSLRITWLSEPFHLGIPIIDLQHVWLVHIILELEEEIVEAEKTNSDIDVHSSFRKALDYVAEHFALEEDILEHFNYPNFKEHVLGHRKFVERLTEKYYEAKNSQMAALGILQILKKWLFQHILHDDTDYAEFFKASNFDLKSYCNKLLKSGKYPVSKEQLLIYQNIVQIDTTNISLHEQTIDTIQEIRNIWKTYNLSTGIPIIDLQHIWLLKMIVELDHSLKLGDGSSETFHKVIAEAIEYTKDHFGVEDKIMRYFRYTDVVQHMNQHKRFIDFIKMRNDEYKLGNPRVGLHLVQDLRNWLLSHIALEDKKIGLAFESRVRELSEFTKKLHQSGEIGISREQKNLYKLVLQSVPDPLD, translated from the coding sequence ATGCAAAAGGATTCTTCCGCGCATCTTGACTCTCTTCGTATCACTTGGTTGAGTGAACCCTTTCATCTTGGCATCCCCATCATTGACTTACAACATGTATGGCTTGTGCATATCATTTTGGAGTTAGAAGAAGAAATTGTAGAGGCTGAAAAAACAAATTCAGATATCGATGTTCATTCTTCCTTTCGAAAGGCTCTGGATTATGTGGCAGAACATTTTGCTTTGGAAGAGGATATTTTGGAACATTTCAATTATCCAAATTTCAAAGAACATGTACTCGGACATAGGAAATTTGTTGAGCGCCTAACGGAAAAATACTATGAGGCCAAAAATAGCCAGATGGCTGCTCTTGGAATTTTACAGATTCTGAAAAAATGGTTGTTCCAACATATTTTACATGATGATACTGATTATGCAGAATTTTTTAAAGCTTCGAATTTTGATTTAAAATCATATTGTAACAAGTTATTAAAGTCTGGAAAGTATCCGGTTTCTAAGGAACAACTATTGATTTACCAAAATATTGTTCAAATCGATACCACAAACATTTCTTTACATGAACAGACTATTGATACAATCCAAGAAATTCGGAATATTTGGAAAACCTATAATTTATCAACTGGTATTCCCATCATAGATTTACAACATATTTGGTTACTCAAGATGATAGTAGAACTAGACCATTCCTTGAAGTTAGGTGATGGCTCAAGTGAAACTTTTCATAAGGTCATTGCAGAAGCTATTGAGTATACAAAAGATCATTTTGGTGTAGAAGATAAAATTATGCGTTACTTTCGGTATACGGATGTTGTGCAACACATGAACCAACACAAACGTTTTATTGATTTTATCAAAATGAGAAATGATGAATATAAATTGGGAAATCCTCGAGTGGGTTTACATTTGGTTCAAGATCTTAGGAATTGGTTACTTTCACACATTGCGCTAGAAGATAAAAAAATTGGTCTGGCATTTGAATCGAGGGTGAGAGAACTTTCCGAGTTCACCAAAAAACTCCACCAAAGTGGGGAAATTGGGATCTCACGAGAACAAAAAAATCTATATAAATTGGTCTTACAATCGGTCCCAGACCCCTTGGATTAA
- the cobT gene encoding nicotinate-nucleotide--dimethylbenzimidazole phosphoribosyltransferase produces the protein MSPFSLPKISPITHVLRNKIQEKIDTKTKPLGSLGALETIALQIAEIQNTTSPILKNPKLILFAGDHGITEEPVSLYPKDVTWQMVINFLNGGACANVFAKHSRIEVEVVDVGVDHDWDDSTKNLLIKKIRKGTSNFLKTQAMSKEESHQCIENGFKLILENKYKESNVFLFGEMGIGNTSSASMILSHLTGIPLSKLVGKGTGLNPEGKQSKLQILERAFQRTGKLNDPMEILSEFGGFEIGMMVGAMLGVASEQKLFLVDGFITTAAYLLAYHLDPNVKDYAIFSHVSDEEGHIIVLNHYQINPLLKLNLRLGEGSGALAAYPLVELSIQFLNEMASFADAGVSDADKKV, from the coding sequence ATGTCCCCGTTTTCCCTACCAAAAATTAGCCCCATAACCCATGTTTTGCGAAATAAAATCCAAGAAAAAATTGATACCAAAACAAAACCATTAGGTTCTCTCGGTGCACTTGAAACGATTGCATTACAAATTGCAGAGATTCAAAACACCACTTCTCCAATACTCAAAAATCCGAAGTTAATTTTGTTTGCAGGTGACCATGGGATCACGGAAGAACCAGTTTCACTATATCCAAAAGATGTCACTTGGCAAATGGTCATTAATTTTTTAAATGGTGGTGCTTGTGCCAACGTATTTGCAAAACACAGTCGGATTGAAGTAGAAGTTGTCGATGTTGGAGTGGATCATGATTGGGATGATTCTACAAAAAACCTTTTGATCAAAAAAATTCGCAAAGGTACATCCAATTTTTTAAAAACACAAGCAATGTCCAAAGAAGAATCCCACCAATGTATAGAGAATGGATTCAAATTGATTTTGGAAAACAAATACAAAGAATCAAATGTATTTTTATTTGGTGAGATGGGAATTGGGAATACCTCTTCTGCATCTATGATTTTATCTCATTTAACAGGAATTCCACTTTCAAAATTGGTTGGGAAAGGAACAGGTTTAAATCCTGAAGGAAAACAATCCAAACTTCAAATTTTAGAACGTGCTTTCCAAAGAACAGGAAAACTAAATGATCCAATGGAAATTCTTTCCGAATTTGGCGGATTTGAAATCGGAATGATGGTTGGAGCGATGTTAGGTGTCGCATCGGAACAAAAACTTTTTCTTGTGGATGGTTTTATCACTACTGCTGCGTATTTATTAGCTTACCACCTAGATCCAAACGTAAAAGACTATGCAATTTTTTCTCATGTATCAGATGAAGAAGGCCATATCATTGTTTTGAACCATTACCAAATTAACCCACTACTAAAACTAAATTTACGATTAGGGGAAGGAAGTGGTGCATTGGCTGCTTACCCACTTGTTGAACTCAGCATTCAATTTTTGAATGAAATGGCTTCCTTTGCTGATGCAGGGGTAAGCGATGCAGATAAAAAAGTATAG
- a CDS encoding aldehyde dehydrogenase family protein: MTQATLSSANVSNTAVIQTKSFTPKDIDRIFNAQKKKSLELRLTNFKTRIVKLKKLKSAVLKYQTEIQKALHADFRKSAGEVDITEILPTIAEINDAIRHVKHWMRPKNVMTPPTLLGATSRIVYEPKGVCLIIAPWNYPFHLAIAPLAAAIAAGNTVMLKPSEFTPHTANVINLMLGEVFSEEEVAVFEGDVTVATALLEIPFDHIFFTGSTPVGKIVMTAAAKNLTSVTLELGGKSPSIIAEDADMKVAAERIMWGKFLNAGQTCVAPDYLLIPESKIDEFVKHAKETTESFFKSKPENFTASTDFCRIVNAKNFSRVSSYIDDAVKKGAKIAYGGEVRSSDNFIAPTILTNVALDAKIMEDEIFGPLLPIVTYKTLDDAIHIINERPKPLALYVFTKKRSTSKYVLRRTSSGGAVINDVILHLVNPNLPFGGVNHSGHGSYHGIFGFKTFSHERSVLQTPKASIAKMMYPPYSSFVRLMVKLTTKFFV; the protein is encoded by the coding sequence ATGACCCAAGCTACTCTTTCCTCGGCCAATGTAAGCAACACTGCCGTCATCCAAACCAAAAGTTTTACTCCCAAAGACATAGACCGTATTTTTAATGCACAAAAGAAAAAGTCACTCGAACTTCGTTTGACGAACTTTAAAACTCGAATCGTCAAACTTAAGAAATTAAAGTCAGCTGTCTTAAAGTACCAAACTGAAATCCAAAAAGCGCTCCATGCAGACTTTAGAAAATCTGCAGGTGAAGTAGACATTACGGAAATTTTACCAACGATTGCAGAAATCAACGACGCGATTCGACATGTAAAACATTGGATGCGTCCGAAAAACGTGATGACTCCACCAACTCTTCTCGGAGCAACAAGTCGGATTGTTTATGAACCAAAAGGAGTTTGTCTCATTATCGCTCCTTGGAATTATCCATTTCATTTAGCAATTGCTCCCCTTGCGGCTGCCATTGCTGCTGGAAACACAGTTATGCTAAAACCATCTGAGTTTACTCCTCACACAGCGAATGTGATTAATCTAATGTTAGGTGAAGTATTCTCTGAAGAAGAAGTGGCTGTTTTTGAAGGTGATGTTACTGTCGCAACAGCATTACTTGAAATTCCATTTGATCATATCTTTTTCACTGGATCTACTCCTGTTGGAAAAATTGTTATGACAGCTGCTGCCAAAAATTTAACTAGCGTTACATTGGAATTGGGTGGTAAATCACCTTCCATTATCGCAGAAGATGCTGACATGAAAGTGGCTGCTGAACGAATTATGTGGGGTAAGTTTCTCAATGCAGGCCAAACTTGTGTAGCACCTGATTATTTACTAATTCCAGAATCGAAGATTGATGAATTTGTAAAACATGCAAAGGAAACTACTGAAAGTTTCTTTAAATCCAAACCTGAAAATTTTACAGCAAGTACTGATTTTTGCCGTATCGTAAATGCAAAAAACTTTTCGAGAGTTTCTTCCTATATCGATGATGCAGTCAAAAAAGGTGCAAAAATTGCTTACGGTGGAGAAGTTAGAAGTTCTGACAACTTTATAGCACCAACAATTCTCACAAATGTTGCGTTAGATGCAAAAATTATGGAAGATGAAATTTTTGGACCACTCCTTCCTATTGTCACTTATAAAACATTAGATGATGCAATTCACATTATCAATGAGCGACCAAAACCTTTGGCTTTGTATGTTTTTACAAAGAAAAGAAGTACTTCGAAGTATGTTCTCCGAAGAACAAGTTCAGGTGGAGCAGTGATCAACGATGTAATTTTACATTTGGTAAATCCCAACTTACCATTTGGTGGAGTGAACCATTCAGGTCATGGCAGTTACCATGGGATTTTTGGTTTCAAAACATTTTCACATGAAAGGTCGGTCTTACAAACACCAAAAGCCTCAATTGCAAAGATGATGTACCCACCTTACTCTAGTTTTGTGAGGCTTATGGTAAAACTCACTACAAAGTTTTTTGTATAA